The Caulobacter sp. 73W region GTTCATGGGGCCGGGGTGCATGACGCGCACGCCCGGCGCGGCGAAGGCCAGCTTCTCGCGGTCCAGGCCCCAGAAGCGGAAATACTCGCGGGTGGAGGGGACCAGCGCCCCCTGCATCCGCTCTAGCTGCAGGCGCAGCATCATGACCACGTCGGCGCCGGCGATGCCCTTGCGGAAGTCGTGATGGACCTCCGCGCCCCAGCGGTCGGCGGCCGACGGCATCAGGGTCGGCGGGCCGACGAGGCGGACATGGGCGCCCAGGGTGTTGAGCAGGGCGACGTTCGAGCGCGCCACCCGGCTGTGCAGGATGTCGCCGCAGATCGCCACGGTCAGGCCGGAGACGCGTCCGAAGGCGCGGCGGATCGACAGGGCGTCCAGCAGCGCCTGGGTCGGGTGCTCATGCTGGCCGTCGCCGGCGTTGATCACGCTGCAACCGACCTTCTGCGACAGCAGCGAGGCGGCGCCGGACGAGGCGTGGCGCACCACCAGCAGGTCGGGCTGCATGGCGTTCAGGGTCACGGCGGTGTCGATCAGGGTCTCGCCCTTGGCCACCGACGAGGTCTTGGGGTTCATGTTGACCACGTCCGCGCCCAGGCGCTTGCCGGCCAGCTCGAACGAGCTTTGCGTACGGGTCGAATTCTCGAAGAACAGGTTCATCAGCGTCCGACCCTTGAGTAGGTCGAGCGTCTTGTTGGTCTGTCGGTTCAGAAGGACGAACTGGTCGGCCAGATCCAGCAGATCCGCCGCCTGCACGGCGTTCAGATCGCCGGCCGACAACAGGTGCCGGCTGTGGAAGGGGAACATGCGATCTGTGATCGCCTCGATACCTTGCGCGCTGGCCGTCATGAGCCCGCCTTCTAGGCGGGTTCGTTGGAGAAGGGAAGTTGGCCGTGCGTCCTTCGAGACGCCGCTTTGCGGCTCCTCAGGATGACGAATTCAGAAGCAACCCACGCTCGTCATGCTGAGGAGCGCCATCGGCGCGTCTCGAAGCACGCATCTAGACCGCCCGCAGCCGCTCCAGCGCCCCTTGCAGGATCCAGACGGCCGCCAGCTTGTCGACCACCTCGCCCCGGCGCTTGCGGGTGACGTCATGCTCGTCGATCAGCATGCGGTTGATGGCCATGGTCGACATCCGCTCGTCCCAGAAGGCGATCGGCAGGTCGCGGAAGCGGAACAGATTGCGGGCGAAAGCGCGGTTGGACTGGCACCGCACGCCCTCGGTCCCGTCCATGTTCACCGGTAGGCCGATGACGATTCCCGCGGCGTTGCGGCCATCCATGATCTTGAACAGGGCGTTGGCGTCGTCGGTGAACTTGCCCTTGTGGAGCGTCTGAACCGGGCTGGCGACGGTTCGGGTGGCGTCGCTGACGGCCACGCCGATGGTCTTCTCCCCCAGATCCAGGCCGATGATCGGCGCGTAGGCGGGAAGGGCGGCGGGCAGGTCGATTAGGTCCAGAACGGGCATGTCTCTGTAATAGCGGCATCCGCACGCTTGAAACCAGCCGTTACCGCGAGTAACCCCTGCCGTTCGAATTCAAGGAGAGGCCCATGGCCATTGACGCCGCGACTGTCCGCAAGGTCGCCCGGCTCGCCCGCATCGCTGAACCGGAAAACCGGATCGAGCCGCTCGCCCAGGAGCTGAACGGCATCATGCAGTGGATCGAGCAGCTGGCCGAGGTCGACACCGATGGTGTCGAGCCCATGACCTCGGTGGTGGCCCAGGCCCTGCCGCTGCGCGCCGACGCCGTGACCGACGGCGGCGACGCCGCTGTCGTGACCAAGAATGCTCCGAAGTCCGTCGACGGCTTCTTTGTCGTCCCGAAGGTGGTGGAATGACCGCGCTTACCTCCCTGACCCTGAAGGCCGCGCTCGACGGTCTGAAGGCCAAGCAATTCTCGTCCGTGGAGCTGACCAAGGCGCACATCGCCGCCGTGGAAGCCGCGCGTCCGCTGAACGCTTTCATCCTGGAGACTCCGGAGGCCGCTCTGGCCTCGGCCGAGGCCTCCGACGCCCGTCTCGCCAAGGGCGAGGGCGGGGCCTTGGAAGGCGCGCCGCTGGGCATCAAGGACCTGTTCTGCACCAAGGACGTCCGCGCCACGGCCTGCTCGAAGATCCTGGGGAACTTCGTGCCGCCGTACGAGAGCACGGTGACGTCCAACCTGTGGCGTGACGGCGCGCTCATGCTGGGCAAGCTGAACATGGACGAGTTCGCCATGGGCTCGTCCAACGAGACCAGCGCCTTTGGTCCGGTGGTGAACCCCTGGCGCCTGTCGGGCTCCAACAAGTCCCTGACCCCCGGCGGCTCGTCGGGCGGTTCGGCCGCGGCCGTGGCCGCCGACCTGTGCCTGGGCGCGACCGCGACCGACACCGGCGGCTCGATCCGCCAGCCCGCCGCCTTCACCGGCACGGTCGGCATCAAGCCGACCTACGGCCGCTGCTCGCGCTGGGGCGTGGTCGCCTTCGCCAGCTCGCTGGACCAGGCCGGCCCGATCGCCAAGACGGTCGAGGACGCCGCCATCCTGCTGAAGTCCATGTCGGGCCATGACGCCAAGGACTCCACCAGCCTCGACATCGAGGTGCCGGACTTCGCCAGTTTCGTCGGCAAGTCGGTGAAGGGCCTGCGCATCGGCGTGCCCAAGGAATACCGCGTCGACGGCATGCCGGCCGAGATCGAGAAGCTTTGGCAGGACGGCATCAACTGGCTGAAGGAAGCCGGCTGCGAGATCGTCGAGGTCTCCCTGCCGCACACCAAGTACGCCCTGCCGGCCTACTACATCGTGGCTCCGGCCGAGGCGTCCTCGAACCTGGCCCGCTACGACGGCATGCGTTACGGCCTGCGGGCCGAGGGCGGCAACCTCACCGAAATCTACGAGAACACCCGCGCCGAAGGCTTCGGCGCCGAGGTGAAGCGCCGCATCCTGATCGGCACCTATGTGCTGAGCGCGGGCTATTACGACGCCTACTACCTGAAGGCGCAGAAGGTCCGCCGGCGCATCGCCGACGACTTTGAGCAGGCCTGGCAAAAGTGCGACGCCCTGCTGACCCCGACGGCCCCATCGGCGGCTTTCGGCCTGGGCGAGAACAGCAATGACCCGATCGCCATGTACCTGAACGACGTCTTCACGGTGACGACGAACCTGGCCGGCCTGCCGTCCATGAGCGTCCCGGCCGGTTTGGACGCCCAGGGCCTGCCGCTTGGCCTGCAGATCATCGGCCGTCCCCTGGACGAAGGCACGGTGTTCAGCGTCGGCGGCGCGATCGAGAAGGCGGCGGGCTTCGCCGGCAAGAAGGCGGAGCGTTG contains the following coding sequences:
- a CDS encoding aspartate carbamoyltransferase catalytic subunit is translated as MTASAQGIEAITDRMFPFHSRHLLSAGDLNAVQAADLLDLADQFVLLNRQTNKTLDLLKGRTLMNLFFENSTRTQSSFELAGKRLGADVVNMNPKTSSVAKGETLIDTAVTLNAMQPDLLVVRHASSGAASLLSQKVGCSVINAGDGQHEHPTQALLDALSIRRAFGRVSGLTVAICGDILHSRVARSNVALLNTLGAHVRLVGPPTLMPSAADRWGAEVHHDFRKGIAGADVVMMLRLQLERMQGALVPSTREYFRFWGLDREKLAFAAPGVRVMHPGPMNRGVEIDSEVADDPEVSLIQNQVEMGVAMRMAVLASLAARLENA
- the ruvX gene encoding Holliday junction resolvase RuvX, translating into MPVLDLIDLPAALPAYAPIIGLDLGEKTIGVAVSDATRTVASPVQTLHKGKFTDDANALFKIMDGRNAAGIVIGLPVNMDGTEGVRCQSNRAFARNLFRFRDLPIAFWDERMSTMAINRMLIDEHDVTRKRRGEVVDKLAAVWILQGALERLRAV
- the gatC gene encoding Asp-tRNA(Asn)/Glu-tRNA(Gln) amidotransferase subunit GatC, with the protein product MAIDAATVRKVARLARIAEPENRIEPLAQELNGIMQWIEQLAEVDTDGVEPMTSVVAQALPLRADAVTDGGDAAVVTKNAPKSVDGFFVVPKVVE
- the gatA gene encoding Asp-tRNA(Asn)/Glu-tRNA(Gln) amidotransferase subunit GatA gives rise to the protein MTALTSLTLKAALDGLKAKQFSSVELTKAHIAAVEAARPLNAFILETPEAALASAEASDARLAKGEGGALEGAPLGIKDLFCTKDVRATACSKILGNFVPPYESTVTSNLWRDGALMLGKLNMDEFAMGSSNETSAFGPVVNPWRLSGSNKSLTPGGSSGGSAAAVAADLCLGATATDTGGSIRQPAAFTGTVGIKPTYGRCSRWGVVAFASSLDQAGPIAKTVEDAAILLKSMSGHDAKDSTSLDIEVPDFASFVGKSVKGLRIGVPKEYRVDGMPAEIEKLWQDGINWLKEAGCEIVEVSLPHTKYALPAYYIVAPAEASSNLARYDGMRYGLRAEGGNLTEIYENTRAEGFGAEVKRRILIGTYVLSAGYYDAYYLKAQKVRRRIADDFEQAWQKCDALLTPTAPSAAFGLGENSNDPIAMYLNDVFTVTTNLAGLPSMSVPAGLDAQGLPLGLQIIGRPLDEGTVFSVGGAIEKAAGFAGKKAERWW